A segment of the Candidatus Bathyarchaeota archaeon genome:
TGGTAAACTGCGCCTGCCACCGCGGGGAAGGACCGCGATTGCGAGGCGTTCTGTGACACATAAAACAGCTCTGAGGTGTCTGTGGCGGTGAGGCGGTAGCTGAAGACATATGAGTTTTTGCCCTGCTCATAGGTGACGGAGATGCCGGAGACCAAGTTAAGCTGTGAGCTGCCGGGCTTTTGGTTGCTGCTTTGGGATGGCGCCGTCAGGGAAGATGTCTGCCAAACAACCACTGCCGCCATTATAATTATGAGGGCGATAACTACAATCCACCCAATCGGCGGGCCCTTGCTTTTTGTTATCGGCTGGTTAGAGCTGTTTGGCTGAATTCTAGGTTTACCCCCCGATTAAAATGGGGATTACCCCTTAAAAATTTTCATACAACGACATGCGTTTGCTGCATTCGGCAGGTGAATGCTTTTTAGGGCGAAAAACGGATTTTATAGGCATACGCTAAGAGGTTGATTTTATGAGTTTTAATAATTTCACTGTAAAGTCCCAAGAGGTTATCCAGAAAACCCTTGCGGTAGCCTCTTCAAAACAGAACCAAGCCATCGAACCCGCCCACATCCTAAAAGCCATGCTGATGGTCGATGACAACGTGGTTCCCTACCTGCTGGGCAAGCAGGGCGTAAACATGGCGGCGCTCTCCACGGAGCTAGACCGCCTCATTGATGCTTTGCCTAAAGTCAGCGGCGGCGAACCCTACCTCTCGGGCAACGCCAATAAAGCCCTCAAAAAAGCCCAGGACCTCGCCGCGGAGAGCCATGACCAATTCGTCTCCATCGAGCAGCTGCTCCTAGGCATCTTGTCAGCTAATGATGCAGCATCCAAACTGCTATCCGCCAGCGGCGTAACGGAGAAAGGTCTTAAGGAAGCGATTACCCAATTGAGGAAGGGATCAACTGTGAATAGCCAAACCGCAGATGAAACCTACAACGCCCTAAACCGCTTCGCCATAAACCTCAACGAGAGGGCACGCACCGGCAAACTCGACCCCGTAATCGGACGAGACGAAGAAATCCGCCGTGTTCTGCAAATTCTCTCGCGTCGCACCAAAAACAACCCTATACTCATCGGGGAACCCGGCGTGGGCAAAACCGCCATAGCCGAAGGCATCGCACACCGCATAGTCAACGGCGACGTACCCGAGAACCTCAAATCAAAGCAGATTTACTCGCTGGACATGGGCGCGCTTATTGCAGGCGCGAAGTTTAAAGGCGAATTCGAGGAGCGCTTAAAAAGCGTCATCAAAGAGGTCGTGTCCTCGGAGGGCGAAATCGTGCTTTTCATCGATGAAATCCACACGTTGGTCGGTGCAGGCGCAGGGGAAGGAGCCATGGACGCCGCCAACATCCTAAAACCCGCCCTGGCAAGGGGGGAGCTGCGGGCGGTGGGCGCCACCACGCTTAAGGAGTACCAGAAATACTTCGAGAAAGACAAGGCGCTGGAGCGGCGTTTCCAGCCCGTCATGGTTAACGAGCCCAGCACGCTTGACGCCATCTCCATCCTGCGTGGCCTAAAGGAGCGCTACGAAGTCTTCCATCATGTCCGCATAAAAGACGAAGCCATAATCGCTGCAGTGGAGCTTTCCCAGCGCTACATCACCGACCGCTTCCTACCCGACAAAGCCATCGACCTCATCGACGAAGCCGCCAGTAAACTGCGCTTGGAAATCAATTCGGCGCCCGAAGAACTCGAAACCATCGAACGCAAAATCCGCCAACTCGAAATCGAGCGGGAAGCCATCAAACGCGAAAAAGACGAATCCAAACTCAAAGCGCTAAATCAGGAAATCGGCAACCTCAGCGAGGAACGCAGCAAACTCAAAGCCCGCTGGCAAGCCGAAAAAGACATCGTGGAGCAAATACAAAGCAAGAAAAACCTCATTGAGCAGCTGCGGTTTGAGGATGAAGACGCTAACCGCAAAGGCGATTTGGGCAGGGTGGCGGAGATCCGATATGGCAGAATCCCCGAAGCCACCAAAGCCATCGAAACCCTCAAGGCAAAACTCTCCGAGATCCAAAAGGACCAGCCGCTGATCAACGAGGAAGTCGATGCCGAGGAGATCGCGGAGGTGGTGTCGCATTGGACCGGGATACCTGTGAGTCGCATGTTGCAGAGTGAAAAGCAGAAGCTGCTAAACATCGAAACCGAACTGCACATGCGCGTAGTCGGACAGGACGAAGCCATCCAAGCTGTCTCCGACGCGATTCGCCGTAGCCGCGCGGGCCTTCAGGATCCCAAGCGCCCCATTGGCTCCTTTATTTTTCTGGGAACCACGGGCGTTGGTAAAACCGAGTTGGCAAAGGCACTGGCGGATTACCTCTTCAACAACGAGAACAATATGGTTCGCATCGACATGTCCGAGTATCAGGAACGCCACACCGTATCGCGTCTGGTGGGTGCGCCGCCGGGTTATGTGGGCTACGAGGAAAGCGGGCAACTCACCGAGGCAGTGCGCCGCAAACCCTACTCGGTTGTGCTCCTTGACGAAATCGAGAAAGCCCACCCTGACGTCTTCAACATCCTCTTGCAGGTGCTTGACGACGGCAGATTAACCGACAACAAAGGCCGCACCGTGGACTTCAAAAACGCCATAATCATCATGACCAGCAACCTTGGCTCGCAGCTCATACAGGAAAACCTTGAAAAAGCAACCGCTGATAACCGAGTGGAAATCTGGAATCAAACCCGCGAACAAGTCTTCAGTCTCCTCAAGAAAACCATCAAACCCGAGTTCCTAAACCGCGTCGACGAAATCATCATGTTCCAGCCGCTAAGCGAGGGGCAAGTCCAGAAAATCGTGGAATACCAGCTTAAGGCAGTAACGCAGATGCTTGAGAAGAACGGCGTTAAGGTAGAGTTCACCAAAAAAGCCGTAGACCACATCGCCAAAGTCGGCTTTGACCCCCAGTTCGGCGCCCGACCCATCAAACGCGTCATCCAAAAAGAGGTGCTAAATGAGCTGTCAAAAATTATCTTAGCTGACAAAGTCACCAAGGACTCAGTGATTATGGTGGATGAGAAAGCCGGCGCGTTGACCTTCCATAACAAACCGTAGCGCCCCCATTTAGGCCAAAAATTAAAGCGTATACCCGCTTACTGTCTGGTGGATGGAAACCGCTTGGTATATGTGACGAAGGCAGACGGCTCCAAACAGCTCTTTAGCAGAGAAAAGGTTGCTTTGACTTGCCTGCGGATGGGTGCCGACCGTGAAGTTGCAGACCGCATTGCACTGCAGGTGGAGCGGCACCTCTACGAGGGCATACCGACAGGCAGGATTCTGCAGCTTATCTTCAGTTTGATGCGCAAGCCCAAACCAGCCGTGGGGCACCTCTACGACCTGCGACGCGGCATAAGCCTGATGGAGCCTAAACCCGAGTTCGAAGCCTTCGTACGTGTTCTGCTCGGATACAGCGGCTTTGAAGTTAAACCCAACGTGATGCTTCGGGGGCTGTGCGGGGAACATGAAGCCGACGCCATAGCCACCAAAAACGGGGTAACCTACTTGGTGGAGGCAAAACATCATTTTGCTTACCATGCACTTACGGGGCTTGATGAGAGCCGCATTGCACGAGCCATAATTGAGGACGTCACCGAAGGCTACATCCGCGGCGTAACAGACCTCAAAATCGACTGCGCCATGATAGTCACAAACACTCGCTACAGCGAGCACGCCAGGAACTATGGGGGCTGCCGGGGTATATTGCAGGTGGGCTGGGAGTCGCCTGATGGGTTTGGGCTCAGAGAAACCGTGGA
Coding sequences within it:
- the clpB gene encoding ATP-dependent chaperone ClpB, giving the protein MSFNNFTVKSQEVIQKTLAVASSKQNQAIEPAHILKAMLMVDDNVVPYLLGKQGVNMAALSTELDRLIDALPKVSGGEPYLSGNANKALKKAQDLAAESHDQFVSIEQLLLGILSANDAASKLLSASGVTEKGLKEAITQLRKGSTVNSQTADETYNALNRFAINLNERARTGKLDPVIGRDEEIRRVLQILSRRTKNNPILIGEPGVGKTAIAEGIAHRIVNGDVPENLKSKQIYSLDMGALIAGAKFKGEFEERLKSVIKEVVSSEGEIVLFIDEIHTLVGAGAGEGAMDAANILKPALARGELRAVGATTLKEYQKYFEKDKALERRFQPVMVNEPSTLDAISILRGLKERYEVFHHVRIKDEAIIAAVELSQRYITDRFLPDKAIDLIDEAASKLRLEINSAPEELETIERKIRQLEIEREAIKREKDESKLKALNQEIGNLSEERSKLKARWQAEKDIVEQIQSKKNLIEQLRFEDEDANRKGDLGRVAEIRYGRIPEATKAIETLKAKLSEIQKDQPLINEEVDAEEIAEVVSHWTGIPVSRMLQSEKQKLLNIETELHMRVVGQDEAIQAVSDAIRRSRAGLQDPKRPIGSFIFLGTTGVGKTELAKALADYLFNNENNMVRIDMSEYQERHTVSRLVGAPPGYVGYEESGQLTEAVRRKPYSVVLLDEIEKAHPDVFNILLQVLDDGRLTDNKGRTVDFKNAIIIMTSNLGSQLIQENLEKATADNRVEIWNQTREQVFSLLKKTIKPEFLNRVDEIIMFQPLSEGQVQKIVEYQLKAVTQMLEKNGVKVEFTKKAVDHIAKVGFDPQFGARPIKRVIQKEVLNELSKIILADKVTKDSVIMVDEKAGALTFHNKP
- a CDS encoding restriction endonuclease, whose amino-acid sequence is MTKADGSKQLFSREKVALTCLRMGADREVADRIALQVERHLYEGIPTGRILQLIFSLMRKPKPAVGHLYDLRRGISLMEPKPEFEAFVRVLLGYSGFEVKPNVMLRGLCGEHEADAIATKNGVTYLVEAKHHFAYHALTGLDESRIARAIIEDVTEGYIRGVTDLKIDCAMIVTNTRYSEHARNYGGCRGILQVGWESPDGFGLRETVEKHRLYPLSCLRGLDRQTRLRLVSIGIVLIRQLLEQDCSYLERRIGLSCAAAEALMEKARHTTETLWQPTPRP